A genomic segment from Peribacillus sp. ACCC06369 encodes:
- the yyaC gene encoding spore protease YyaC, which translates to MNLNSSLFNNNKNRLSRILHEDTDASKQISQELINLLPTGKLQPIVIVCIGTDRSTGDSLGPLVGTLLSEKAGSGSSTFHVYGTLDDPIHAMNLQEKLNEIKKIHTNPFIVGIDACLGKMKSVGIVQIGQGPVKPGAGVNKELPSVGNAHITGIVNVSGFMEFMVLQNTRLNLVLKMAKTIAEGISEAQDHYPVKPSITPFTWSFKQEKSL; encoded by the coding sequence ATGAATCTGAATTCTAGTCTATTTAATAATAATAAAAATAGATTGAGTCGCATCCTGCATGAAGATACGGATGCATCCAAACAAATTTCCCAGGAATTAATCAACCTTCTACCAACTGGAAAGCTTCAACCAATCGTCATCGTCTGTATAGGCACAGACCGTTCTACAGGCGATTCCCTCGGACCACTTGTCGGCACTCTGCTTAGTGAAAAAGCTGGAAGCGGTTCTTCTACATTCCATGTGTACGGTACTCTGGATGACCCTATTCATGCGATGAATTTACAGGAAAAATTAAATGAAATAAAAAAGATTCATACCAATCCCTTTATTGTCGGAATCGACGCTTGTTTAGGCAAAATGAAAAGTGTGGGTATTGTTCAAATCGGTCAAGGACCAGTGAAACCAGGTGCTGGAGTCAATAAAGAACTTCCTTCCGTTGGAAATGCCCATATTACAGGAATCGTGAATGTAAGTGGATTCATGGAGTTCATGGTTTTACAAAACACTCGTCTTAATCTGGTTCTGAAGATGGCCAAAACCATCGCCGAAGGAATTTCCGAAGCACAAGATCATTATCCAGTAAAACCTTCCATCACTCCTTTCACATGGTCATTCAAGCAAGAAAAATCCCTTTGA
- a CDS encoding ParB/RepB/Spo0J family partition protein, whose protein sequence is MAKGLNALFNNGEISKDEIVREIKLRELRPNPYQPRKSFRLEAIEELKQSIMEHGILQPIIARKSIKGYEIVAGERRYRAAKEAGLKTVPVVVRELNEQQMMELAILENLQREDLNPIEEAAAYQTLLEKLEFTQEQLANRLGKSRPHIANYVRLLSLPEGIRSYISDGEISMGHGRALLGLKKKEMLKPVVDKILKEGMNVRQLEQYIHQLNDTVSRETKTKKQEKKDIFIKQRESSLRERLGTSVTIKQSKKKGKIEIEFFSKEDLERILDLIDQENLSS, encoded by the coding sequence ATGGCTAAAGGACTTAACGCACTTTTCAACAATGGGGAAATCAGTAAAGATGAAATCGTGCGCGAAATCAAATTAAGGGAATTAAGGCCAAATCCTTATCAGCCCCGAAAGAGCTTCCGACTTGAAGCTATAGAGGAATTAAAGCAATCTATCATGGAACACGGGATATTACAGCCGATTATTGCCCGGAAAAGCATTAAGGGATATGAAATCGTGGCAGGGGAAAGGCGTTATCGTGCTGCTAAGGAAGCGGGTTTAAAGACAGTTCCGGTTGTTGTGAGGGAATTGAATGAACAGCAGATGATGGAACTGGCGATTTTGGAAAACCTGCAACGGGAAGATTTAAATCCGATTGAGGAAGCGGCTGCTTATCAAACACTTCTTGAAAAATTGGAATTTACCCAGGAGCAGTTGGCCAATCGCTTGGGTAAAAGCCGACCCCATATCGCGAATTATGTCAGATTACTGTCTTTGCCTGAAGGGATTAGGAGTTATATCTCCGATGGGGAAATTTCCATGGGGCATGGCCGAGCATTACTGGGTTTAAAGAAAAAAGAGATGCTAAAGCCAGTAGTGGATAAAATCCTTAAAGAAGGAATGAATGTCAGACAGCTAGAGCAATATATACATCAATTGAATGATACCGTTTCACGTGAAACCAAAACTAAGAAACAAGAGAAAAAGGATATATTCATAAAGCAGCGGGAGTCAAGTCTGCGTGAAAGACTAGGAACGAGTGTAACGATAAAACAAAGTAAGAAAAAAGGGAAAATAGAAATCGAATTCTTCTCAAAAGAAGATCTAGAGAGAATTTTGGACTTGATCGATCAAGAGAACCTTTCCTCTTAG
- a CDS encoding DUF554 domain-containing protein, producing the protein MVLLGALVNGACILIGSILGRFLQHIPEKIKETVMSGIGLAVMVLGLQMGLKSDQFLIVILSIVGGAVLGEWMDLEARLNSLGNWIERRMKATEGTSISQGFVTATLIFGIGAMAIIGALDSGIRNDHDVLITKAIIDGFTALVLASTLGIGVLFSAFPIILYEGFLAIFSRQINTMIPTALMDSFILEMTATGGVMILAIGLNIIGVTKIRVANLLPGIMITVILVTIMYYV; encoded by the coding sequence ATGGTATTATTAGGGGCTTTGGTGAATGGTGCCTGCATTTTAATCGGTTCGATTTTGGGAAGGTTTTTACAACATATACCTGAAAAGATAAAAGAAACGGTCATGAGCGGGATCGGTTTAGCCGTCATGGTCTTAGGCTTGCAGATGGGGCTGAAAAGTGATCAGTTCCTCATTGTCATTTTAAGTATTGTTGGAGGGGCAGTCCTTGGCGAATGGATGGATCTTGAGGCAAGGCTTAATTCTTTAGGCAATTGGATTGAACGCAGGATGAAAGCGACTGAAGGAACTTCGATATCTCAGGGGTTTGTAACGGCTACACTCATATTTGGCATTGGGGCGATGGCCATTATCGGTGCCCTGGATAGTGGTATCCGGAATGATCATGACGTTTTGATAACAAAAGCGATCATCGATGGATTTACAGCGCTGGTCCTCGCCAGTACGCTTGGCATAGGTGTACTTTTTTCAGCATTTCCAATCATTCTTTATGAGGGATTTTTAGCAATTTTTTCAAGACAAATCAATACGATGATCCCAACCGCTTTAATGGATTCCTTCATATTGGAGATGACGGCAACTGGAGGAGTCATGATTTTAGCCATTGGTTTGAATATTATCGGTGTCACCAAAATAAGGGTGGCCAATCTGCTTCCAGGCATAATGATTACCGTCATTCTGGTTACTATCATGTATTATGTATAA